In Monodelphis domestica isolate mMonDom1 chromosome 1, mMonDom1.pri, whole genome shotgun sequence, the sequence GCTTTGTGGTCATTTCAGATATTGCTGTTTTCTTCCCGTTTTCCCCCAAAGGCCTGTGGTAAGAAGGCCTGAAGAGCAATTTGTGGCATTATATTCAGGAAACTGAAACCAGACTGTATTAATGATAGAGCTAGACAAGAGGGATCCTGGAGGCTGACTGCCTGTGGTGCTAGCACTTGGCACTCCTGGGTTAGAGGCAGATCCTTTTCACTGGCTCAGTTTCATTCATTTGCCAAAGATTTATTGAATGCTTCTGATGTTCCTGTCTTTATCCCCTGTTTTAGGAGGCTATGCCCAGACATATCCTTTTTCCAGAGGCCTACGGATTACCCTTGCCTCCTCATCCTGGACCCTCAGAATGAATTTGAGACCCTCCGAAAGCGGGTAGAACAGACTACATTGAAATCACAGACAGTGGCAAAAAACCGGAGCGGAGTCACCAATGTGAGAGCCTTATTGGGAGGAATGGGAACCTTCAGGAAGTCACTTTTCTCTAATGTCCTTCTTCCTGTTGCTGTCCATAGGGCAGTAGTCATTCCAGGTTGTCTATGGTAGTTCACTCTTGCTGTTAGTGATTGTTCTTCAGtggttcagagccattttaaacACTGAGAAGGGCTGTTCACAAAGTAAATTTacattgtcttttaaaaaaaaacacgtTACTTtgcatcatagaatcaatactgtgtattagttccaaggcagaaaggtatAAGGAtcaggcagtgagggttaagtgactagcccagggtcatatagctaggaaatgtttgagaccagatttaaacccaggacttcccatctctaggcctggttctcaatccactgagccacctagctgctccctaatatatatatatatatatttttttttaaatttatttagttaattagactattttcccatagttacatgattcatgttcttttcctccctcctcccatagccagtgagcagttcaactgggttttacatgtattattgatcaagacctatttccatattgttaatatttgaactAGAATGATCATTTCGAGTCTACATCtccgatcatatccccatcgaactatgtgatcaaggaaatgttttccttctgtgtttctactcccacagttcttttatCTGGATCCtacaatatatttttaagaaactGCTTCTATTACAAAATAAGTGAGCATTGCAAGAGCTTAATTAATAGCTTAGtggtgcagctaggtggttcagcggatagagtgctagatctggagtcaggaagatctcagttcaaatatgacctcagatacttcctagctcttcaaccctgggcaagtcacttaaccccaattgctgagcccttgctgctcttctatcttagaattgatactaaaacagaaggtaaaggtttaaaaagcacACATACCCAGAGCTTAGTGCTGCTGTTCTGATGATCTCCCAGCatattcaaacttttttttttgtagcatgGGGCAAACTTCAGGAAATAGGTAAATTGTAGTCTTAAGTTTGATTTGTTTGTCTTgtaattttttccccagaaaCACTGAGCTTCTGACTTCTTTCCCAAGTCTATGCATGTCGTTTTTtaaatatgcttccttttctgattgaaaacattttctttctaaatatcaACAAATTAGTTTTGAATTTTTGCAATAGAagctttttttaactttaaaaatcaatGAGTCTAGGAGAGCAGCAGTTAATATATGtgagtatacatacatacatgcatacatacaaaaCTTTATTTTGACAGTCATTGGTAGTTACAGGTATTCAAATATAGGGACTAGAGCatatagtaagaaaaataaatattcaaccaTTTCAAATGGTCTACGTCAACTCTTAGAAAGTTGCCATTTACCTCTTTTCTGTTACAAGGGCACCATAGATGTCTAGCCAAATATTGTTTGACCCAGGAAAATATTTCACTATAAGGAAGTATATACTAGGAAATAACCATGTAAACTTAACCTTTTGAATAGCCTTTGACTTTGACTGCTGATCTTCTGGTGGCTGGAAGTGGCTAGTTGGTTTTCATCTCTTGATATTTGCCTGAGGAGTATCCCTTTCTACCAATGGAAGTCAGTTTAGCTTCTATTCCATCATAGCCTTTGAGTTAAGATTAATAgaggaaccaatacagtattagAGTAGGACCtgtgaatttaaaattttctcagtCTCTACCTTAGAACAATTGGTTaaagttattccccatttaaacaatgaaggtacttggtcaggaatgtattgagaacttaaccttactccacccatatttaggcataccttaggggaagataaagttgtaaaactccttagtgaacaatgaaggtacttaacccatacttatagagaggcaaaagcccttaagctaggactatttttagatataataaaaaaaaaggtgttaagtacctatgaaggtcaaatcaatcactaaaagggcaagtttagcaaagagatgtgaattactcagttTTAGTCTACCCATAAAAGGTgataagatgtgaattaagaatggtcaggcCTTTGGAAAACggctactgtgattggtagatgtgaaaatttaggggaggtgacataggagaaaattctctttaaaaggaggtcagaggcctctggacttggttcagcttaggaagctgaattggagggtctctccatggctgaacttagttgagctcaggagctgaactggagtgtctctctgaacactagagttttgcctgggacaaaatcttgtggtgagtgattaagcactgactagtctctcttaaagctcaggcttAGGCCAATGGCTTAGGCCCTTTCATACtgtttcctctgtctctctgtctctgtctgtctgtctctccctttctttaatttcttcatttgtattaattaaagtctccataaaacccagctgacttgagtatttcatatttgggaatttttcccatggcgaccacttatttttgatttacatcaagacactaaaaattatctttacagtgtgggcaattcacagtcttgaaaccatattttcgttgtcacagtttatggcaaccactcttttgtctataACAGTCCTTACTTTTTCCTTAGCCTCTTGCACTGAacttttctctgcttctctcactGCAATGCAGGGTCTTTGCAGTGGTGCCAAACTCAAATGGATATGGAACTTGGCCccaaatacttcctacctgtcTGTGACCCTGGtccagtcatttaacccccattacctagcctctaccactcttctgcctcagaaccaatacatagtattgattctcagagggaagggaaggattaaaaaaaaagttatggaaTCACTAATCCATACATTGGGATTCCTTTGGGGGTAAGTGGGGGAGGCATGTtcccttagttttaaaatctaatCTCTACTTTATTTTTACTTGCCTGTCAGATCTTTTgcagttacacacacacacacacacacacacacactctctctctctctctctctctctctctctctctctctctctctctctctctctctctcactcactcactcaccctTACACCCTTTccttagaagagtggtaagagctaggcaatggggattaaatgacttgcccagggtcctatagctcagaagtatatgaggtcatatttgaacccaggacctcccatttctaggcctggctctcttatccactgagccacctagtgacccccccaattacattttaatctgatttagaCCACACTGGACAGTGTTGCTTCAAGCCTCATGTGGCCCACAGGCTGCGTGTTTGACACCTCTTACTCTAAACCACACATATCTCACAtatcatatacatacacacatatcataACCACACATAGCAGTCATTACCTTGGTTGGACTTATGATTCTTTTTCTAGAGGGTTTTATTTAATATGACATTCCTTTCTCTACAGATGAGCTCACCTCATAAGAGCCCAGCCCCGAATTCACTAAGTGAGTATGAAGTTCTGCCCAATGGTTGTGAAGCTCATTGGGAAGTGGTGGAGCGTATTCTCTTCATCTATGCCAAACTGAACCCAGGCATCGCTTACGTCCAGGGCATGAATGAAATCGTGGGGCCTCTCTACTACACCTTTGCCACTGATCCCAATAGTGAATGGAAAGGTGAGAGACTCAAGGATGATTCATCCTCATCAAgttccttctgcctctagggcccCTACTTACcctatctctccttccctttcaggGAAATGGGGAAATCAAATCAAGTGAAAAATTGAGAAACATTTATGGGGAAGCATTATTGTGTTACTACTGAAAGAGCTTTGGACCCAGGAGATAGGAGGACTTTGGAGTGTAATCCTGGTTTTGCCAATAACCATAACTTCtatctttctcagtttcttcctcatcAATAGGAATCGGGATATTattgttggaagggacctcagaccATTAGGTCTGACCTCCCTTCTTGTGCTGATTAGGGcctaaaaataaaatgaccttTCTCCTATCCTGTGGCTCATTGTTAATGGCCAAGCTGGGGCAAGAGCCCAGAGCCCCTGGTCCAGTGCTCTTTTTCTTGCACTCTTAGCAATTCccactctgtttgcctctcaggGTCATTATAAATAGCAGATGCTTAATCAGTGCTGACTCTATTGAagttttgtgaagatcaaagagataaaatacattcattcagcaaacatttatgaaaagtCCACTCTGGGCATGCATTGTGCTCTCTGCTTTGGTctaaagaagaataaataaaacatagtCTGTTCTGTAGCTTACCCGACAAATAGCTATAGTGCCATTTAGTTCCTAAGAGTAGAACAAAGAACTTATTGTTTGtgaaattgctttaaaaatatctttaaaatgctATACTAATATAAGGTACTATGTTATTACTGTGCCTAGGACACTACAATAGGTGATGGAGACAAAGTCtctaccttcaagaagcttagTGTAAGGGAAAGGAAACCTACATGTGAACATTTTAAATAAGAATAGTAGTCTTAAAAACAccaagaggggcagctaggtggttcagtggatgaagcatcaggcctggagttgggaggatctgggtgatcctgggcaaggcgcTTAACCCTAGttgtctagcctttgcccttctgtcctagagttgttactaggacagaaagtaagggttctaaaaaagaacaacaaaatcatATACCAAGAAGAAGTACCTCCATACAGTTAAAGATATTTGGCAGTATACAGTCATTTACTTTACACATATTAGGACATAGCTAGGCCTATAGAGGAGTGTAGAATCCCTGTGGTCTGGAGTGGTTGAGACAGATTtctcagaggaaagatttgagtGAGGCCACAAAGGATGGGTAAGATTTGTCTTGACAGAgtcaagaaagaggaaaggatccTAGGTGGGTGCCCTAGCCAAACCGGAGAAGTGTGGTAGGGAAGAAGTATAACTGCTTCCTTGCTCTTTCTCTGTGCCGGTTGAagcccccagccccagcccctcgGGTCTCTTCCAGAGCATGCTGAGGCAGATACATTTTTCTGCTTTACCAACCTGATGTCTGAGATCCGGGACAACTTCATTAAGAGCCTGGATGACTCCCAGTGTGGCATTACCTACAAGATGGAAAAGGTGTACTCTACCCTAAAGGAGAAGGATGTAGAGCTCTACTTGAAGCTGGTGAGAAAGGCCCTCTGACAGGCCATTTGATTTTGCCCCTGTTGGTTATCAGTGTTGATCTATATGTAGGCTGGGGACTAAGGGGGGAACTTGGCAGATCATGGCATTTTAGGGCTTCTGGTCTGACCATTTCaccccctactcagtaaactttAATGGTTCCCTAATGCTTTCAGGAACAAATATGAAATCCcctggcatttattattttttttaattgaaaatttttatttaattaatttagaatatttttccatggttacatcattcatTGATTCATGTCAACTCCCCCTACCACCCCACCCCAGCCGatttgcaattccactgggtcccCTGGCATTAaaaacccttcacaacctggctttttcctacctttcttcttctacctttcttttcttcctaccagtcttcttatactttattccccTCAAATATTCTATAATCTGTCAACATTAGCTTTCTTGCTATTCTTTACACATGCTTAGAAtgctctttttcttcatctctacttGGTGGCTTCTttcaaaactcaactcaaatcccaccttcagGAGGGTAGAGTATGAGTTCCTTGAAGTGAAGgaccatgtttttgcctttctttatactGATACtttttagcactgtgcctggcacatgctaagtacctaataaatgtttgttgactagcTGACTTATTGTCTGTTTTGAGAACTGgtaatttaaaatatgatttgcaAATGCATACTCAGTTGAGATCTGGTTAAAATAAGCCCTTGATTGGAAAAGGATATTGGAAGAACCAAATGTCCAGAGATTCCTGTTCTAACCCCAAATTGTCTTCTTATAACCCACAGCAAGAGCAAAACATCAAGCCACAGTTCTTTGCTTTTCGATGGCTAACACTGCTGCTGTCCCAGGAGTTCTTGCTTCCTGATGTAATCCGAATTTGGGATACCCTCTTCGCTGATGACAACCGATTTGACTTCCTCCTCCTTGTCTGCTGTGCCATGTTGGTGTGAGTCTCCTGTGAATCAGGAATGCCCTCTTTCCACTGAGCAGTCAGGGAGAGGCCATAGGATGGGATTAGGAGGAATGCCagaagaaggaataaagaattcacCTATTTGGCCAGAATGGGGTTTTGGGGTAGAGGAACCACTCCATTTATTTGACATTGGGATTGTTTAGGAGAACATTCCACAAAAATCCTCATTAGTGGTGGAAGGAATGAGATTATTGGTCAAGCAGGATGTTTTCTCAGGGACATCTGGACTATGTCTTGGCCTCTTAGCAATTAGATATCCATAGTCCATGGGCTCttcttttgaaatttgaaaattcaAGTTGTGTTGGAACTTGTTTTCTTTAGATTGATCCGGGAGCAGTTATTGGGAGGGGACTTCACCTTGAACATGAGGCTGCTTCAGGTAAGGGCCTGAGGAAAACAAGGCTGATATGGCCAACAACTATAGTTGAACTCTTCCTTCTGAGGTGTCCTGTCAGGGAGACTACTGACAAGGAGACTGTAGGGCTCAGAGACCCTTTGTTCTTTGGAGCTTGATTTGAACGTTGCTTTGAGAAGTATTATAGGGGAGGCTGTTATAGGTGAATGGATAATCAAACAACAATTATTTGTTAATCACCTGCTGTGTGTGCTATATACTGGGAATATATgtgcaaaaaatgaaacaatccttattCCCAAGAAGTTTACATTCGCCTGGGGAAGATAACAggtacatacataaatatgtagCCAGGAAGACTCCTAGCTGCCCTAtgccatagtaggcacttaataaaatgtttattgattgattataagTATACTGGGAATAAGAGGTTCAAAAACCATGGCTTAGAATTTGAGAGACAAATCTTAGGAAGAAGTACATTCTGGCAACAGAATATGAAGGCAGACAGTTTTGTTTCAAGGAGCAAATGAAGCCTCATGGGGGCAAGCCTGAATTGATGAGAGTCAGAGCACTGCAACCCATAAGACCAAAGGGGAAACAGTGTTTAGGAACATACAACTAGAGTAGCACTCTTTACTCCAATATTAGCTACGTGACCTTATGTAAATAATCAtcatatttactttctttttatcttttacttttcctCAGCAAGTTTTCTTCCTCTTAAGTCTACTCAAACACAATTTTCCATACATCACAAATTATAGGTCATTATatggtagcacagtggctagagacCTGAGCTTGTAATCTAgaagacttggagtcaaaaaaacACTTAATATTTGtggaaccctgagcaagtcacttaacaacaaCATACATgcattctctctatatatatctatatctgtatctgtatacatatagatatatatgtggaagtagatatataaatatatgtaatttgatggtaattaggtggtacagtggatagagggctaatcaggaagacctgagtttaaatctggcctcagatacttaactgagtgttcctgggcaagttacttaaccctgtttgccttagtttccttatctgtcaaatgaggtagagaaggaaatggcaaaccactccagtatctttgccaagaagacctcaaatGGACTCATAAGGggttagacacaattgaaatgactggatgcactgtgttaagtgctaggagtacaaaaagaggccaaaaatagcctctgccttcaaggagcttataatctaaaggAAGAGTCAGTAtgcaagcaaatatatacaaagcaagctatatacaggataaacaaaTAATGCAAGagagaaagcactggaattaataggagttggggaaggcttcctgtagaaagttgGATTTTAGCGGGGATTAAAGGAAGTCATGGAGGTTAGTAGTCAGTGGAAGAGGCAGAGAATGTGCCAAGCATGgaggacaaccagagaaaatgctcagacCCAAGAGATTGAGTGTCTTATTCGTGAAACAGCCAGGAAGACGGTTTTACTGTTCAAAGAAGACCTGTTGGGGACTGAGATTTAAGAatattggaaaggtaggagggtgCTAGATTatagagggctttgaatgccaaacagagcattttgtatttgattttggaGGTGATAGGAAACCAGTGTAGTTTATTGAGCATTGAAGTGACATAATTGgccctgcactttaggaaaaccactttaaTGGCTGAACAGAGGATGGTTTAGATCGGGGATAGACTCGagacaggcagacccaccagcaggctatgGCAGTAGTCTAGGTTCATGATGGTAAGGGCTGCACTAGAGTGGGAGCACTgtcaggggagagaagggggtcTATACAAGAGATGTCACAAAAGTGAAATTGACTGGTGGGGAAAGGTAATGAGTTGTTTTGAATGtaatgagtttaagatgtcttcaGGACATCCAGTTCcatattaaaagattaaaaagttATCAGAAAGCTTAGAGCAGGATcaatagatttgagaattatcagcatAGATATGGAAATTGAATCCTTGGGAGCTGATCAGATCACCAACTTAAGtagtagagaggaagaagaaaagagggcctACCCCAGAACCCCCCAGGGGACACCTATAGTCCAAGGGCATGGTCCATTATAATGAGGAACCTGCAAAAGAAAGATCAAGAACCAGAAGACCAATCTGAAaagctagagagaagaaagtgtcAAGGAGAGAGGCAACAGTGAGTCAAGGAAAATAAGGcctgagaaaaagccattggatt encodes:
- the TBC1D13 gene encoding TBC1 domain family member 13 isoform X1 — encoded protein: MSTRHQSRIADFQDVLREPKIALGKLRELSFSGIPCEGGLRCLCWKILLNYLPLERASWTSILAKQRELYSQFLREMIIQPGIAKANLGVSREDVTFEDHPLNPNPDSRWNTYFKDNEVLLQIDKDVRRLCPDISFFQRPTDYPCLLILDPQNEFETLRKRVEQTTLKSQTVAKNRSGVTNMSSPHKSPAPNSLSEYEVLPNGCEAHWEVVERILFIYAKLNPGIAYVQGMNEIVGPLYYTFATDPNSEWKEHAEADTFFCFTNLMSEIRDNFIKSLDDSQCGITYKMEKVYSTLKEKDVELYLKLQEQNIKPQFFAFRWLTLLLSQEFLLPDVIRIWDTLFADDNRFDFLLLVCCAMLVLIREQLLGGDFTLNMRLLQDYPITDVHHILQKAKELQDSK
- the TBC1D13 gene encoding TBC1 domain family member 13 isoform X2: MIIQPGIAKANLGVSREDVTFEDHPLNPNPDSRWNTYFKDNEVLLQIDKDVRRLCPDISFFQRPTDYPCLLILDPQNEFETLRKRVEQTTLKSQTVAKNRSGVTNMSSPHKSPAPNSLSEYEVLPNGCEAHWEVVERILFIYAKLNPGIAYVQGMNEIVGPLYYTFATDPNSEWKEHAEADTFFCFTNLMSEIRDNFIKSLDDSQCGITYKMEKVYSTLKEKDVELYLKLQEQNIKPQFFAFRWLTLLLSQEFLLPDVIRIWDTLFADDNRFDFLLLVCCAMLVLIREQLLGGDFTLNMRLLQDYPITDVHHILQKAKELQDSK